The following are encoded in a window of Carboxydothermus pertinax genomic DNA:
- a CDS encoding methionine ABC transporter permease, producing MGFWPEILKATYETLYMTGLALFFAAVIGIPLGVFLNVVSSGGIMPRPVVYNFLGSIVNVLRSAPFVILMLAVTPITRLIAGTSIGSSAAIVPLTIGAAPFVARLIEANLREIDPGVVEAARAMGANTRQIIFKVLLPEARSGIILSLTNTAIAIIGYSAMAGAIGGGGLGDLGVRYGYMRFQTDVMLITVAILVALVEMVQATGNFLARKYKTK from the coding sequence GTGGGATTTTGGCCGGAAATATTAAAGGCTACGTATGAAACTCTTTACATGACAGGGCTAGCCCTTTTTTTTGCAGCGGTAATCGGTATTCCCTTGGGAGTTTTCTTAAATGTTGTTTCAAGCGGTGGGATAATGCCTAGACCTGTAGTTTATAATTTTTTGGGTTCAATAGTAAATGTCTTGCGCTCGGCGCCTTTTGTAATCCTGATGCTGGCGGTTACTCCTATAACCCGCCTCATTGCTGGAACGTCTATCGGTAGCAGTGCAGCGATAGTACCTTTAACGATTGGGGCGGCTCCCTTTGTTGCCCGGTTAATTGAGGCCAATCTCCGGGAAATTGATCCCGGGGTTGTGGAAGCTGCCCGGGCCATGGGGGCTAATACGCGCCAGATTATTTTTAAAGTTCTCCTGCCTGAAGCGCGTAGCGGGATTATCTTAAGCCTGACCAATACGGCTATAGCTATTATTGGTTATTCGGCCATGGCCGGAGCCATTGGTGGCGGGGGGCTGGGAGACCTCGGAGTCCGGTATGGCTACATGCGGTTTCAAACGGATGTGATGCTTATAACTGTGGCTATTTTGGTGGCTCTGGTGGAGATGGTGCAGGCTACGGGCAATTTTTTGGCCCGTAAATATAAAACAAAATAA
- a CDS encoding methionine ABC transporter ATP-binding protein, which translates to MIIIKNLSITYSGKRDLTAVDNVNLEIKKGEIFGIIGLSGAGKSSLLRAINGLVRPTAGEVWVDGVEITGLKAKELLNLRQKIGMIFQHFNLLDSRTVFGNVAFPLEIGGYPKDQIKKRVMEVLELVGLLDKADSYPRELSGGQKQRVGIARAIAANPKILLCDEPTSALDPQTTGQILKLLSEINQKLGITIVIITHEMRVITEICDRVAVMDNGRVVEEGRVTDVFLNPWHPITKEFVNTVISRDLPEEVLLQARDKRVDREVLLLRFAGNTAGEPVVSRIIKETGVDLSILYGNIGHLKEVPYGVLAVEIFGDERKRARVRQILTELSVKMEVV; encoded by the coding sequence GTGATTATTATTAAAAACTTAAGCATCACTTATTCCGGTAAAAGAGATTTAACGGCAGTAGATAACGTCAATTTAGAAATAAAAAAAGGTGAAATCTTTGGCATCATCGGTTTATCCGGTGCAGGAAAATCGTCATTGTTACGGGCAATAAACGGTCTTGTCCGACCTACGGCCGGAGAAGTTTGGGTGGACGGAGTGGAGATTACCGGCCTTAAGGCTAAAGAGCTTTTAAACTTACGCCAGAAAATCGGAATGATCTTTCAGCATTTTAACCTCTTGGATTCCCGTACCGTTTTTGGAAATGTGGCCTTTCCTTTAGAGATAGGGGGTTATCCAAAAGATCAGATTAAAAAACGGGTTATGGAAGTCCTGGAGCTGGTGGGGCTTTTGGATAAAGCGGATAGCTATCCAAGAGAACTTTCCGGCGGACAAAAACAACGGGTGGGGATTGCCCGGGCGATTGCCGCAAACCCGAAAATTCTTCTCTGTGATGAACCCACTTCTGCTTTGGATCCGCAAACTACGGGGCAGATTTTAAAGTTGTTGAGCGAAATTAACCAAAAACTTGGGATTACTATAGTTATTATTACCCATGAAATGCGGGTGATTACCGAAATCTGTGACCGGGTGGCAGTAATGGACAACGGACGGGTGGTAGAAGAAGGGAGAGTTACCGACGTCTTTTTAAACCCCTGGCATCCTATTACCAAAGAGTTTGTCAATACCGTAATAAGTCGTGATTTACCTGAAGAGGTTCTGCTTCAAGCCCGGGATAAAAGAGTTGACCGGGAAGTACTTTTGCTTCGGTTTGCCGGCAATACCGCCGGTGAGCCGGTGGTGTCCAGGATAATTAAAGAAACGGGCGTGGATTTAAGTATTCTTTATGGCAATATCGGTCATTTAAAAGAGGTTCCCTATGGAGTTTTAGCGGTAGAAATTTTTGGTGATGAAAGGAAAAGAGCCCGGGTACGGCAAATTTTAACCGAGCTTTCGGTAAAAATGGAGGTGGTGTAG
- a CDS encoding ABC transporter permease subunit has product MGQIISYTLREAVRRKTLLVIVILAAVYLVLFGTGLYFISENLKIYKNPTPDLALQHYILLNFFFSFGLFFASFAVNVIAVFSAVGAISGELEAWLLQPLLVRPIKKWEVFLGKFLGYGLLGMVAAMVLIFALVAEFYVITGFIPQNVWLAGLILSGMPLILTAVTLTGSVRLSPVANGFFAFTLYMASLVGGMMEQVASFFPGQTKILQEIGLLTSIILPTDAIYRKGVSYIFSGVSNFAGPLALFGSANPPSLYFIGYTLLYLVGVVILGINLFNKREAA; this is encoded by the coding sequence ATGGGGCAGATAATTAGTTATACCTTAAGGGAAGCGGTGCGCAGGAAAACTCTTTTGGTAATTGTCATTTTAGCGGCGGTTTACCTTGTTCTTTTCGGTACAGGCCTTTATTTTATCAGCGAGAATTTAAAAATTTATAAAAACCCTACTCCTGATCTGGCTTTACAGCATTATATTCTCTTAAATTTTTTCTTTTCCTTTGGCTTGTTTTTCGCCTCCTTTGCAGTAAACGTAATAGCGGTATTTAGTGCGGTTGGGGCGATTTCCGGAGAATTAGAAGCCTGGCTTTTACAGCCGCTACTGGTACGCCCCATAAAAAAATGGGAGGTATTTTTGGGAAAATTTCTTGGCTATGGTCTTTTGGGCATGGTTGCGGCAATGGTTTTAATCTTTGCACTGGTAGCCGAGTTTTACGTTATTACAGGTTTTATCCCCCAAAATGTCTGGCTTGCAGGACTTATCTTAAGCGGCATGCCGCTTATTTTAACGGCGGTGACGTTGACCGGGTCGGTACGGCTGTCGCCGGTGGCTAACGGTTTTTTTGCTTTTACCCTGTATATGGCCTCGCTGGTTGGAGGGATGATGGAACAGGTGGCAAGCTTCTTTCCCGGACAAACGAAAATTTTGCAAGAAATCGGTCTTTTAACCAGTATTATCCTTCCTACCGACGCTATTTACCGCAAAGGGGTGTCGTATATTTTTTCTGGAGTTAGCAACTTTGCCGGACCTTTAGCCTTATTTGGCAGCGCCAATCCCCCAAGCTTATACTTTATCGGCTATACGCTTCTTTACCTGGTGGGAGTGGTAATTCTAGGAATAAATCTTTTTAATAAACGGGAGGCAGCATAG
- a CDS encoding ABC transporter ATP-binding protein — translation MVLESVDLTKYYGREIGCRNISLGVSPGEIFAFLGPNGAGKSTFVKTALGLLKPTLGTIRLFGKSPEDLHVRRKVGYLPENIRLPEWMTAEELLRFHGKLLYLPDKKLKRRIEEVLTQNKLWERKDSRIKTYSQGMRQRLALAVALLGEPELLFLDEPTSALDPVGRIEVREIITDLKKQGVAVFLNSHLLSEVEMVADSVAIINRGEIKARGKLAELLSGRGILIRGEIPEALLKKLKSQYQTGEAPNGLKLLGVSEEEVPAMMRELVLGGANIYEVRPFKAALEELFIQAVEGKNGADN, via the coding sequence ATGGTATTAGAAAGTGTCGATTTAACAAAATATTATGGCCGGGAAATAGGGTGCCGGAACATTTCTCTGGGGGTTTCCCCCGGAGAAATCTTTGCTTTTTTAGGGCCAAACGGTGCCGGGAAAAGTACCTTTGTGAAAACTGCCTTAGGCTTATTAAAACCTACCTTGGGGACGATACGGCTTTTTGGGAAAAGCCCGGAAGACTTGCACGTCCGTCGTAAGGTAGGCTATCTCCCGGAGAATATTCGCCTGCCGGAGTGGATGACGGCAGAAGAGCTTTTGCGCTTTCACGGGAAACTCCTCTACCTTCCAGATAAAAAGTTAAAGAGAAGAATAGAAGAGGTTTTAACCCAGAACAAGCTTTGGGAGCGAAAAGATAGTAGAATCAAGACCTATAGCCAGGGGATGCGCCAGCGGCTGGCCCTGGCAGTGGCCTTATTAGGAGAGCCAGAACTTTTATTTTTGGATGAACCAACATCGGCTCTGGATCCGGTAGGCCGGATTGAAGTCCGGGAAATTATCACTGACCTTAAAAAACAAGGAGTAGCAGTATTTTTAAACAGCCATCTTTTATCAGAAGTGGAAATGGTAGCCGATAGTGTAGCAATTATTAATCGCGGGGAAATAAAAGCCCGGGGAAAACTCGCGGAACTTTTATCCGGACGCGGGATTTTAATCCGCGGGGAAATTCCCGAAGCTCTTCTTAAAAAACTAAAATCCCAGTACCAAACCGGGGAAGCCCCAAATGGGTTAAAGCTTTTGGGTGTAAGCGAAGAAGAAGTACCGGCAATGATGCGGGAATTGGTCCTCGGGGGAGCTAATATTTATGAGGTTCGGCCGTTTAAAGCGGCGCTCGAGGAATTATTTATCCAAGCGGTGGAGGGCAAAAATGGGGCAGATAATTAG
- a CDS encoding anti-sigma factor family protein, with product MKGCCLDEGLLMAYVDDELKLGEMRKVEEHLEECLKCRDKFNEIKATKKFTAAKLSLLTGGEKVKTPSLRRKFWQNAILPRVAAVAAAALILSGAPTIADELYTFFRAEKVEVVSVNAVDLEKLSDIFNKVGVSKIEGLIEVKREMTLKPRDLAPNDIKNIPASLNPVPENLPSTLEKHAQLNNLYQGEGFKLTVKVNVKEMNRQLKFLGAKKLFPEILEGKELNISVNPGYRANYNLTGGGNNGGYLSITRQAVPEIKTRARITPEEIAEVLLELPGIPGDLKSSLAGLAGDLNSALVIPVYKGTLVEDVKIAGVTGKMLEQSGGSYRVLVFLKGGILTVIESSLDKETLLEVARGLSW from the coding sequence TTGAAGGGCTGTTGTTTGGATGAGGGGCTTTTAATGGCTTATGTGGATGATGAGCTAAAATTAGGGGAAATGAGGAAAGTAGAGGAACACCTTGAAGAGTGCTTGAAATGCCGGGATAAGTTTAACGAAATTAAAGCTACCAAAAAATTTACCGCGGCAAAGCTTTCGCTTTTGACTGGCGGCGAAAAGGTTAAAACGCCAAGCCTTAGGAGAAAATTCTGGCAAAATGCAATTTTACCCCGGGTGGCAGCGGTAGCGGCGGCCGCTTTAATCCTGAGCGGGGCGCCAACGATAGCCGATGAACTTTACACCTTTTTCCGAGCTGAAAAGGTCGAAGTAGTATCGGTTAATGCGGTGGACCTGGAGAAACTTTCCGATATTTTTAATAAGGTAGGGGTAAGCAAAATAGAAGGACTTATTGAGGTTAAAAGAGAGATGACTTTAAAACCGCGGGATTTGGCTCCCAATGATATTAAAAATATCCCGGCTTCTTTAAATCCCGTTCCGGAAAATTTACCTTCAACTTTGGAAAAACATGCGCAATTGAATAATTTATACCAAGGGGAAGGATTTAAATTAACAGTGAAAGTTAATGTTAAGGAGATGAACAGGCAGCTGAAATTTTTGGGAGCCAAGAAGCTATTTCCGGAAATCCTGGAGGGGAAAGAGTTAAACATCAGCGTAAACCCTGGTTACCGGGCCAATTACAACCTCACAGGTGGCGGTAATAATGGTGGTTATCTTAGCATTACTCGTCAGGCAGTACCGGAAATAAAAACCCGGGCCAGGATTACGCCGGAAGAAATTGCCGAAGTTCTCTTAGAGCTGCCGGGGATCCCCGGAGACCTAAAAAGCTCTCTGGCAGGACTTGCCGGTGATTTAAACAGCGCCCTGGTGATACCGGTTTACAAGGGAACATTGGTGGAAGATGTTAAAATCGCCGGTGTAACCGGAAAGATGCTTGAACAATCGGGGGGAAGCTATCGGGTGCTGGTGTTTTTAAAGGGGGGAATTCTTACCGTAATTGAAAGCTCTCTTGATAAAGAAACCCTTTTAGAAGTAGCAAGGGGGCTTAGCTGGTAA
- a CDS encoding sigma-70 family RNA polymerase sigma factor — MEHGIVETLYKEMYTKLTFRIKSIVKRVDIAEELAQECFARLLREDINNINNPVGWLFKVGENLAYDYLRRAREIPLLEGAQTSGINFIDEVELVKEALATLTEEEQKLLLLREKGYKYKEIAQKLGIKESSVGQKLCRAQARFKKSYLKLSGGE, encoded by the coding sequence GTGGAGCACGGTATAGTTGAAACCCTTTATAAGGAAATGTATACCAAACTTACCTTCAGGATTAAAAGTATTGTAAAAAGGGTAGATATAGCCGAAGAACTGGCTCAGGAGTGTTTTGCCAGGCTACTTAGGGAAGATATAAACAATATAAATAATCCTGTTGGTTGGCTTTTTAAAGTGGGAGAAAATCTTGCCTATGATTATCTCCGGCGTGCCCGGGAGATTCCGCTGTTAGAAGGAGCGCAAACTTCCGGAATTAATTTTATAGATGAGGTGGAACTGGTGAAAGAAGCTCTGGCAACCCTTACCGAGGAAGAACAAAAACTATTACTTTTACGGGAGAAGGGCTATAAATACAAGGAGATAGCCCAAAAATTAGGGATTAAGGAAAGCTCGGTGGGGCAGAAACTCTGCCGGGCACAGGCCCGGTTTAAAAAAAGTTATTTAAAATTATCTGGAGGTGAGTAA
- a CDS encoding SHOCT domain-containing protein — protein sequence MMWRFFPGFGYGYGYYPGSFLINLLLFLAVIVVAALIFRRFGIFFPMGGCGHHVSHTNHRSSAEEILRERYARGEITREDYLKALEDLKK from the coding sequence ATGATGTGGAGATTTTTCCCGGGATTTGGCTATGGTTATGGTTATTACCCCGGCAGTTTTCTAATAAATCTACTTTTGTTTTTAGCTGTTATAGTGGTAGCAGCCCTGATTTTCCGCCGGTTTGGCATCTTCTTTCCCATGGGCGGCTGCGGCCATCATGTTTCCCATACAAACCACCGCTCTTCAGCAGAAGAAATTTTAAGAGAACGGTATGCTCGAGGGGAAATAACCAGGGAAGATTATTTAAAAGCTTTAGAAGATCTTAAAAAATAA
- a CDS encoding SHOCT domain-containing protein has protein sequence MMILMFLFWAVVIYFIFKLLTRNDIINKAVPGKSPEDLLKERYARGEITKEQYEEMLHDLRK, from the coding sequence ATGATGATTTTAATGTTTCTCTTTTGGGCGGTAGTAATTTATTTCATCTTCAAACTTCTTACTCGAAACGATATTATAAATAAAGCGGTCCCCGGGAAATCCCCGGAGGATCTTTTAAAGGAAAGATACGCCCGGGGAGAAATAACCAAAGAACAATACGAAGAAATGCTCCATGACTTACGAAAATAG